In the Streptomyces formicae genome, one interval contains:
- a CDS encoding DUF2269 domain-containing protein produces MGTVFHVKLSRPARRATLVVHVVGAAGWLGLTLGLLALALTAITTQSPAVVEAAVRSMKVFTDWLVIPLALITLLSGLPLSLGTPWGLAKHRWVYTKFWLTLATTAASAFALRPGVNDSAATVAAGNPITDPSGLIAGPIVSLSAYVFMTVISVLKPWGLTRRGRKQRERKQRGQQQRGQKEPGQKERGQKQRGSADEQRASTHKRVDDEDVRQTA; encoded by the coding sequence ATGGGCACCGTGTTTCACGTGAAACTAAGCCGCCCCGCTCGACGGGCCACCCTGGTTGTCCATGTAGTCGGCGCGGCCGGCTGGCTCGGGCTCACGCTCGGGCTGCTGGCTCTCGCCCTGACCGCGATCACCACGCAGTCCCCCGCGGTCGTCGAGGCCGCCGTCCGTTCGATGAAGGTCTTCACGGACTGGCTGGTGATCCCGCTCGCCCTGATCACGCTGCTGAGCGGTCTGCCGCTGTCCCTGGGCACGCCCTGGGGGCTGGCCAAGCACCGCTGGGTCTACACGAAGTTCTGGCTGACGCTGGCCACCACCGCCGCCTCGGCCTTCGCGCTGCGCCCCGGGGTCAACGACTCGGCCGCTACGGTGGCCGCGGGGAACCCGATCACCGACCCCTCCGGTCTCATCGCCGGGCCGATCGTCTCGCTGAGCGCCTACGTCTTCATGACGGTCATCTCGGTCCTCAAGCCCTGGGGGCTCACGCGCCGCGGCCGGAAGCAACGCGAGCGGAAGCAGCGTGGCCAGCAGCAACGTGGACAGAAGGAGCCCGGGCAGAAGGAACGTGGCCAAAAGCAGCGTGGTTCAGCGGACGAGCAACGTGCTTCTACCCACAAACGGGTGGACGACGAGGACGTACGTCAGACAGCCTGA
- a CDS encoding GNAT family N-acetyltransferase, which yields MSTPSLSALPIRRLTLRDLTSCADLSEDRGWPREEHKWGLLLSAGTGYGIDDPDGNGLIGAYVVTQYGPHERPGLAAIGMVLVAERYARQGIGRRLMQYAVEEAVTVPLTLHATPYGRPLYEQLGFKSIGRAEMVRGRFAPAGPLPSIATRPATAEDLTAILRLDTEVFGHDRTHVITRLPAFTDQLRVAEADGEIIGYAGAWPNMETHVVGPLIARDTETAKALIASLGTRTDRPLRTDIDVRHEELLAWVKESGLEPVAFNAVMTYGTSELPGDWTRRFAPLTVAAG from the coding sequence GTGTCGACACCTTCCCTCTCCGCACTGCCCATCCGCCGGCTCACCCTCCGTGATCTGACCTCCTGCGCCGACCTGTCCGAGGACCGGGGCTGGCCGCGCGAGGAACACAAATGGGGCCTGCTGCTCTCGGCCGGAACGGGCTACGGCATCGACGACCCCGACGGCAACGGCCTCATCGGCGCCTACGTAGTGACGCAGTACGGCCCGCACGAGCGCCCCGGCCTCGCGGCGATCGGCATGGTCCTCGTCGCCGAGCGCTACGCCCGCCAGGGCATCGGCCGCCGCCTGATGCAGTACGCCGTCGAGGAAGCGGTCACCGTCCCGCTGACCCTGCACGCCACGCCGTACGGCCGCCCCCTCTACGAACAGCTCGGCTTCAAGTCGATCGGCCGTGCCGAGATGGTCCGCGGCCGGTTCGCCCCCGCGGGTCCGCTGCCCTCCATCGCCACGCGGCCCGCCACCGCGGAGGACCTGACGGCCATCCTCCGGCTCGACACCGAGGTCTTCGGGCACGACCGCACCCATGTGATCACCCGGCTGCCCGCCTTCACCGACCAGCTCCGGGTCGCGGAGGCCGACGGCGAGATCATCGGGTACGCGGGCGCCTGGCCGAACATGGAGACCCATGTGGTCGGCCCGCTCATCGCGCGCGACACGGAGACCGCGAAGGCCCTCATCGCCTCGCTCGGCACCCGCACGGACCGGCCGCTGCGCACCGACATCGACGTACGGCACGAAGAGCTCCTTGCGTGGGTGAAGGAGAGCGGCCTCGAGCCCGTCGCCTTCAACGCCGTGATGACGTACGGCACTTCGGAGCTGCCCGGTGACTGGACCCGCCGCTTCGCACCGCTGACCGTGGCGGCCGGCTGA